In Raphanus sativus cultivar WK10039 chromosome 5, ASM80110v3, whole genome shotgun sequence, the following proteins share a genomic window:
- the LOC130495176 gene encoding multiple organellar RNA editing factor 8, chloroplastic/mitochondrial-like, with amino-acid sequence MATQTISRSFLRRPAKSLSSLFFTRSFASSAPPPLAKTPASSSSLYASCRSRPLVAAAALSSSVARRGGLVSFKALSTQATSSSLNDPNPNWSNRPPKETILLDGCDFEHWLVVMEPPEGDVTRDEIIDGYIKTLAQILGSEEEARMKIYSVSTRCYFAFGALVSEDLSHKLKELPKVRWVLPDSYLDVRNKDYGGEPFIDGKAVPYDPKYHEEWQRNNARANERNRRNDRPRNFDKSRNFERRRENMAGGGPPPQRGSPQNHGGPPPPPNNLGGQRPPANYGGAPPPNYGGGPPPNYGGAPPQNNMGGVPPPNYGGAAPPPNYGGAPPPNYGGGPPPNYGGAPPQNNMGGVPPPNYGGAPPQNSMGGGGPPNAGWSGNNNNNQQQPQYQNNYPPNRDGRGNPYQG; translated from the exons ATGGCGACGCAAACCATTTCTCGCTCCTTCCTTCGCCGTCCGGCGAAAtccctctcctctctcttcttcaCTCGATCCTTCGCCTcatctgctcctcctcctctcgcCAAAACTCCcgcgtcttcttcttctctctacGCGTCGTGCCGATCCCGGCCCCTCGTCGCGGCCGCCGCCTTGTCCTCATCCGTTGCTCGTCGCGGCGGCCTCGTGTCTTTCAAAGCTCTCTCGACGCAGGCTACGTCGTCTTCTCTGAACGATCCGAACCCCAACTGGTCGAACAGGCCGCCGAAGGAGACGATTCTGCTCGATGGTTGCGATTTCGAGCATTGGCTTGTGGTTATGGAGCCCCCCGAGGGAGATGTTACGAGGGACGAGATTATTGATGGTTATATCAAAACCCTTGCTCAGATTCTCGGCAG TGAAGAAGAAGCGAGGATGAAGATCTACTCGGTTTCGACACGGTGCTACTTTGCTTTTGGAGCTCTTGTGTCTGAAGATCTTTCTCACAAGCTCAAAG AGTTGCCAAAGGTGCGATGGGTTCTTCCTGATTCTTACCTTGATGTGAGGAACAAAGACTATGGAG GGGAACCTTTCATTGATGGGAAGGCTGTTCCTTATGATCCTAAGTACCATGAGGAATGGCAAAGGAACAACGCAAGAGCTAACGAAAGAAACAGGCGCAATGATCGTCCTCGCAACTTTGATAAAAGCAGGAACTttgagaggagaagagagaacaTGGCTGGAGGAGGCCCTCCTCCTCAACGTGGCTCTCCTCAGAACCACGGGGGACCACCACCTCCACCGAACAACTTGGGAGGACAGAGGCCACCCGCAAACTATGGAGGAGCACCACCACCAAACTATGGAGGAGGACCACCACCTAACTATGGAGGAGCGCCACCACAGAACAACATGGGAGGTGTACCACCACCAAACTATGGAGGAGCAGCGCCGCCACCGAACTATGGAGGAGCACCACCACCAAACTATGGAGGAGGACCACCACCTAACTACGGAGGAGCGCCACCACAGAACAACATGGGGGGTGTACCACCACCGAACTATGGAGGAGCACCACCGCAGAACAGCATGGGAGGAGGAGGTCCACCAAATGCAGGATGGTcaggcaacaacaacaacaaccagcAGCAGCCACAGTATCAGAACAACTATCCACCAAACCGGGATGGCAGGGGGAACCCTTACCAGGGTTAA